GTGGTGAAGTATGGAGAGAGGACACGAGCGCTGTATCTTGCCAGCTTGAAACGTTTCAAGAAGTCCATGCTCCAAAAGCCTGACCCAGGTCCTAACTATGCGAAGCTCATGGATGAATATTCTTCCTTGAAGGAAGCCATGCTTCCAGCTCACATAGAGATCATTCCGGAACCCAACAAAGAATCAAAAATGGCGATTTACGAGGCTGAAGATGGCAAACTTGATGAGGCTAGCGTGGTGAAGCACGGTTACCACTTCTTCGACATCTTCAAGGGTCTAATCGTCGACctcatcttcaccttccatGAGCGGCGAATGAGCCGGGAATTTTTCCACAAAAGAACCGCTGAAGATGCATTCAAGGTGATACAAGTCGAACTTAACTTCATCTACGAGGTCCTCTACACGAAGGTGGTGGTGGTACATTCTAAGTTGGGCTATTTCTTCCGCTTCTTAGCCTCAGGTATTGTCATAGGAGCTCTTGTTCTGTTCACCCGCTTAAAGAAGAATGGATTCCACAGATTCGATGTTTGGGTGACCTATGGTTTGCTATATGGAGCCATTGGCCTTGATGCAATTGCTCTGTTCATGCTCCTATTCTCTGATTGGACTGTCGCTACCATCAAAAACTCTGTCATCCTTAATAAGCTCTTTGGTAAGAACTACGTTGCCTTCATCACTCGCATGAACAAACCAACCTTTACGAAGTGTCAGACACAGCCTGAGTATGAGGTGTTGGATACACCTGTATTGTTTCGTCGGTGGTCTGAAACCATCTACTCTTACAACCTTCTATCTGTTTGTCTTGATGAGCATCCGAAAAAAATCCAGAAGTCAAAGGGTTGCTGTGGCGATAATTGTGGAAAGATCTTTGGCATCTTGCTAGATATACTCGGGAAAATAGTGTTTTATCTCGGTCTACCTTTTTGGGCAATCCTCAGATTAATTGCATCATTCATCAGGGCCATCTCCCATGGTTTGCAGAAGATCTTTGATTGTTTCTCAAATAAATTGGGTCTGACTGAAGTTCTTAATGGAAACGCCATTCTACACTATGTTTTCGATGGCCAATGCAGTAAGATCATTGGTAAACTCTGCATCTTTCCCTTGTATATCCTTGGTTTGGAGATATCTTGCCTCAACTGGATTGTTCGGGCACTGgataatgatttttatttagtaGATACCGCCCATAGATTTTCCCGTGCCTTGATACTGACCTTCAATTTAGCTGCTGAAAGTGTTGGTCTAGACGAAGTTCTCGATTCGTTGAAATATGTGTCGAGGAACCCCTTTCCTAAGAAGTTGTGGGAGTTCATATTTGATGAGCTCCAAGTTAAGTCAATGTTTGCAGAGGACACGGAAATGGCGAAGGAGATATACGAGGCTAGAGGCCAGTGGGTTCTCCAGGATAGCGAGTGGAAAAAAGATTGCAAGGAGATAATGAAATATGTTGAAGGCGTTGAGTACGATCGGAGCATTCTTTTATGGCACGTTGCTACAGAACTCTGCTACAACACAGAAAATGGCACGGAAGATTTGAATAGGGAGTTCAGCAAGATCCTGTCGGAATACATGTTGTACCTTCTGATCAAGCAACCCACAATGATGTCCAATGTGGCCGGCATCGGCGAGATAAGATTCCGGGACACATGCGCCGAGGCAAAGAAGTTCTTCGAGAGGAGGGGAatcgagaaagaaaacaaactgAATGACGCCTGCGAGAAAATCCTCAACGTGATGACGAAGGCCAAGGGCGCCGAGCCGATCCACGTGAAGGGAGATAGGAGCAAATCGGTCTTGTTTGACGGATGCATCTTGGCCAAAGAGTTGAGAGAGCGAGGGCAAGAAAAGTGGAAGATCATGTGTAGAGTATGGGCGGAGTTGTTGTCCTATGCAGCAAG
The sequence above is drawn from the Rhodamnia argentea isolate NSW1041297 chromosome 9, ASM2092103v1, whole genome shotgun sequence genome and encodes:
- the LOC115739695 gene encoding uncharacterized protein LOC115739695, which codes for MTAGSILESLKTVWETWNIRCLVILSLSLQAFLILVAPFRKRSANACLIFLVWSAYLLADWAAAFAVGHISSRQSDDKSGGAANENLVAFWAPFLLVHLGGPDTITAFALEDNALWLRHMLNLVFQVSAAIYVFYQTLPKNKLLIPTVLMFVAGVVKYGERTRALYLASLKRFKKSMLQKPDPGPNYAKLMDEYSSLKEAMLPAHIEIIPEPNKESKMAIYEAEDGKLDEASVVKHGYHFFDIFKGLIVDLIFTFHERRMSREFFHKRTAEDAFKVIQVELNFIYEVLYTKVVVVHSKLGYFFRFLASGIVIGALVLFTRLKKNGFHRFDVWVTYGLLYGAIGLDAIALFMLLFSDWTVATIKNSVILNKLFGKNYVAFITRMNKPTFTKCQTQPEYEVLDTPVLFRRWSETIYSYNLLSVCLDEHPKKIQKSKGCCGDNCGKIFGILLDILGKIVFYLGLPFWAILRLIASFIRAISHGLQKIFDCFSNKLGLTEVLNGNAILHYVFDGQCSKIIGKLCIFPLYILGLEISCLNWIVRALDNDFYLVDTAHRFSRALILTFNLAAESVGLDEVLDSLKYVSRNPFPKKLWEFIFDELQVKSMFAEDTEMAKEIYEARGQWVLQDSEWKKDCKEIMKYVEGVEYDRSILLWHVATELCYNTENGTEDLNREFSKILSEYMLYLLIKQPTMMSNVAGIGEIRFRDTCAEAKKFFERRGIEKENKLNDACEKILNVMTKAKGAEPIHVKGDRSKSVLFDGCILAKELRERGQEKWKIMCRVWAELLSYAASHCRAETHAQVLSKGGELVTFVWLLMAHLGIGQQFQINEGHARAKLSVGG